Proteins from a genomic interval of Psychrobacter urativorans:
- the tviB gene encoding Vi polysaccharide biosynthesis UDP-N-acetylglucosamine C-6 dehydrogenase TviB, with product MIDIDNIKIAVIGLGYVGLPLAVEFGKQHSVIGFDINTNRINELKLGIDHTLEVDNEELSQALHLSYSSDIQALKDCNFFIVTVPTPIDEYKQPDLTPLVKASAAIGSLLKKDDIVVYESTVYPGATEEVCIPVLENFSGLVFNQDFYAGYSPERINPGDKEHRVTNILKVTAGSTPEIADFVDKVYNLIITAGTHKAPSIKVAEAAKVIENTQRDVNIALINELAVIFNKMNIDTEAVLKAAGTKWNFLPFRPGLVGGHCIGVDPYYLTHKAQAIGYNPEIILAGRRLNDGMGAYVTTQLIKTMIKKRIQVEGARVLILGLSFKENCPDVRNTKIIDIAHELQEYNIEVDIYDPWVNKAEAQREYNVTPISEPLTNQYDSIILAVAHQEFSKMGVDNIRALGKDNHVLYDLKYLFARNDTDIRL from the coding sequence ATGATAGATATCGATAATATTAAAATAGCTGTGATAGGCCTAGGCTATGTAGGACTGCCGTTGGCAGTTGAATTTGGAAAGCAACATTCAGTGATCGGTTTTGATATTAATACTAACCGCATTAATGAATTAAAATTAGGTATAGATCATACTTTAGAAGTGGATAATGAAGAACTTTCTCAAGCACTGCACTTGAGCTATAGTTCAGATATTCAGGCGCTGAAAGACTGTAACTTTTTTATCGTAACAGTGCCGACACCTATCGATGAATATAAGCAACCAGACCTGACTCCTCTAGTAAAAGCTTCCGCTGCTATCGGTAGTCTGCTTAAAAAAGATGATATTGTAGTCTACGAGTCTACAGTATATCCAGGTGCGACTGAAGAAGTCTGTATTCCGGTACTGGAAAATTTTTCTGGATTAGTTTTTAATCAAGATTTTTATGCAGGATATAGTCCTGAGCGTATCAATCCAGGAGATAAGGAACATCGTGTTACTAATATTTTAAAGGTAACTGCAGGCTCTACTCCTGAAATCGCCGACTTTGTTGATAAGGTATACAACCTAATCATTACTGCAGGTACACACAAAGCACCTTCTATTAAGGTAGCAGAAGCGGCAAAAGTTATAGAAAATACACAAAGAGATGTCAATATCGCTCTAATCAACGAGTTGGCTGTTATCTTTAATAAAATGAATATAGATACCGAAGCTGTTTTAAAAGCGGCTGGAACGAAGTGGAACTTCTTACCATTTCGACCAGGTCTAGTAGGTGGGCACTGTATCGGTGTTGATCCGTATTACCTGACTCACAAAGCACAAGCTATTGGTTATAATCCAGAAATTATTCTTGCTGGCAGACGTCTTAATGATGGTATGGGTGCATACGTAACTACCCAACTTATTAAAACAATGATAAAAAAACGTATTCAAGTTGAAGGGGCGAGGGTATTAATACTGGGACTTAGCTTTAAAGAAAATTGTCCTGATGTGCGCAATACCAAAATTATCGATATTGCGCATGAGCTACAAGAGTATAATATTGAGGTCGATATTTATGATCCTTGGGTAAATAAAGCTGAAGCACAGCGTGAATATAATGTCACTCCTATTAGCGAGCCATTAACTAATCAATATGACAGTATTATCTTAGCAGTCGCGCATCAAGAATTTAGCAAAATGGGAGTAGATAATATTAGAGCTCTAGGTAAAGATAATCATGTCCTCTACGATCTAAAGTATCTCTTTGCAAGAAATGATACTGATATTCGCCTTTAA
- a CDS encoding polysaccharide biosynthesis protein — protein MITADFFMAGVCLYFALALRFGYIDNHISPVALGLYAVMPIIGLYLIGFYKNVARVFFDTVMRSVLQLFAVLIIIYEAILYLDWMPIIPRSIPIFYLFLFFIWLWNSRLTIKELLTRWQGKRTPRSKDISDYDNVVIYGAGLAGRELFDGLRDSHKYNVVAFVDDNPQLTGAYILGKRIYAASDLVDMVDTLDIAQVFLAVPSISRTHKRYIIDKLANISIKIKELPSLQEIADEKVTVSNMRNIDILDVLDRQTVEPDEKLLQKNITNKYVLVTGAGGSIGSELCRQIIKNKPKCLVLYELSEYALYSIHQELVGKQANNPQYQDIDIVAIIGNVTNEDNLVRIFKTYHIQTVYHAAAYKHVPLVEHNPFEGAINNTKGTYHCARAAIQAKVATFVLISTDKAVRPTNVMGATKRLAELVCQGLSQTSSQTCISMVRFGNVLGSSGSVVPVFTKQIEQGRPITVTHPDVTRYFMTIPEAANLVIQAGAMASGGEVFVLNMGEPVKIVDLARRMIHLSGCETKDENHPDGDIEIVFTGLRAGEKLYEELIIGEDNVEDTTHPLIMQAMEHGFPLSDIEQTLSELTDKARQHDVIWLKQQFKHFVAGYKEGSTPT, from the coding sequence TTGATTACTGCTGATTTTTTTATGGCAGGCGTGTGTCTGTATTTTGCATTAGCACTTAGGTTTGGTTATATAGACAATCATATTAGTCCTGTTGCTTTAGGTCTTTATGCAGTCATGCCTATTATCGGATTGTATCTAATAGGTTTCTATAAAAACGTCGCTAGAGTATTTTTTGACACGGTAATGCGAAGTGTGTTGCAGTTGTTTGCTGTACTGATTATTATTTATGAGGCTATTCTTTATTTAGACTGGATGCCTATCATACCGCGTTCTATTCCTATTTTTTATCTGTTCTTATTCTTTATTTGGTTATGGAATAGTCGCCTAACGATTAAAGAGCTATTAACACGCTGGCAAGGTAAACGAACACCGCGTAGTAAAGACATTAGTGATTATGATAATGTGGTTATTTATGGTGCTGGTCTTGCGGGTAGAGAATTATTTGATGGGCTTAGAGATTCCCATAAGTATAATGTAGTTGCTTTTGTTGATGATAATCCGCAGCTAACAGGTGCTTATATCTTGGGGAAAAGGATTTACGCTGCTAGTGATCTTGTTGATATGGTGGATACGCTAGATATTGCCCAAGTATTTTTAGCTGTGCCTTCTATAAGCCGCACGCATAAAAGGTATATTATCGATAAACTGGCAAATATTTCTATCAAAATTAAAGAATTACCTAGTCTGCAAGAGATTGCTGATGAAAAAGTCACTGTCAGCAATATGCGTAATATAGATATATTAGATGTTTTAGATAGGCAGACAGTTGAGCCTGATGAAAAATTATTACAAAAAAACATCACCAATAAATATGTGCTAGTTACTGGTGCAGGTGGCTCTATCGGTAGTGAGTTATGTCGGCAGATTATCAAAAATAAACCAAAATGCCTAGTGCTCTATGAGTTGTCTGAATATGCTTTATATAGTATTCATCAAGAGCTTGTTGGCAAGCAAGCTAATAATCCTCAGTATCAAGATATTGATATAGTTGCTATTATTGGTAATGTCACTAATGAGGATAATCTCGTTAGAATATTTAAGACTTATCATATACAGACCGTATATCATGCGGCTGCATACAAGCATGTACCTCTTGTCGAACATAATCCTTTTGAGGGTGCTATTAACAATACTAAAGGTACTTATCACTGTGCTCGTGCTGCTATTCAAGCAAAAGTGGCTACATTTGTACTTATTTCGACTGATAAGGCAGTGCGCCCAACCAACGTGATGGGCGCAACTAAGCGTTTAGCAGAGCTGGTATGTCAAGGACTAAGCCAAACTAGTAGTCAAACTTGCATTAGTATGGTGCGGTTTGGAAATGTTCTCGGTTCATCTGGCTCTGTGGTTCCAGTATTTACTAAACAAATCGAGCAAGGGCGCCCTATAACAGTCACACATCCAGATGTTACACGCTATTTTATGACTATTCCAGAGGCAGCAAATCTAGTGATTCAGGCTGGAGCTATGGCATCTGGTGGTGAAGTATTTGTTCTGAATATGGGTGAACCAGTCAAAATTGTTGATTTGGCCCGTCGCATGATTCACTTAAGTGGCTGCGAGACTAAAGACGAGAATCATCCTGATGGTGATATAGAAATTGTCTTTACTGGCCTTCGGGCTGGTGAAAAACTCTATGAAGAGTTAATTATTGGTGAAGATAATGTTGAGGATACCACTCATCCACTAATAATGCAGGCGATGGAGCATGGTTTCCCATTAAGCGATATAGAGCAGACACTATCTGAGTTGACTGATAAAGCTCGCCAGCATGATGTTATATGGCTAAAACAGCAGTTTAAACATTTCGTTGCTGGTTATAAAGAAGGGTCTACGCCTACATAG
- a CDS encoding polysaccharide biosynthesis tyrosine autokinase → MNTESNKFSKPIAENDNDEIDLLALLLGLLRGWKTLLLFAFLGLVIGVLYSRYLNPVFKSDALIQIDNKFQGVSALGSNISDLVSPDVSPAQTEAELIKSRMILKPVVDLLHLDIRLNDPTINKLDRIKNNRTDTQVNSPESVILDTEDGPVQIRQFNVSQAYLNQSFTLVKSKTGFILSNGFDDFKGQLNQLNRFIGSDGIIQITVTDLPNDNHPITITKQSLQNTTDAINGALIVKELGNKTGIIQLSLTGSNQQQVSLILNQIILSYVGQNQSRGSEETTKTLTFMETQIPALKQKLEASEKVFNEFREKYGTIDIGQEAGLLLSENSKIDSQINDLKLKKADLITYYTEDHPLVIQINEQLKVLNNKKQEIDDRVTRLPNIQREFLKLSEDTGINREIYLTMLKNYEQLKIVKAGQIGYARIIDSPISTYRAIAPNKKLIILLATILGTFLGATLVLLKNLLKSTVKDSERLETKTGVPVIATIPSSPLLSRLSKNKKAPNRLLAYVDSNSLSYEAIKSLRTHLMFGMPKEGKAGQRAKVILISGESPGVGKSFISANLAEVFGQLNTKVLVIDADMRLGELHKIFNMDQDNGLADYLSQKNDELQVDDNLADFIHSTSMDHIDFMPRGKHPHNPVSLLAGDSFRGLMTQLNAYYDYIVIDSPPILAASDAIILSQYADKVLMVTRYEKSIEGQLVYAIKQLNKANVRVDGIILNDVKQGLMSKYSYNYSYAYGSNK, encoded by the coding sequence ATGAATACAGAATCAAATAAATTTTCAAAGCCTATTGCCGAAAATGATAACGATGAGATTGACTTATTAGCTTTACTGCTAGGTTTATTACGCGGCTGGAAGACGCTATTACTTTTTGCGTTTTTAGGGCTGGTTATAGGTGTGTTATATAGCCGTTATCTGAATCCTGTTTTTAAGTCAGATGCTCTAATACAGATTGATAATAAGTTTCAAGGAGTGTCGGCATTAGGCTCAAATATTTCAGATTTAGTGTCGCCAGATGTGAGTCCTGCTCAGACAGAAGCAGAACTAATAAAATCACGTATGATATTAAAACCCGTAGTTGACTTACTACACTTAGATATAAGATTAAATGATCCTACCATTAATAAATTAGATAGAATAAAAAATAATCGTACCGATACGCAAGTGAATAGTCCTGAAAGCGTGATACTTGATACCGAAGATGGACCAGTGCAAATAAGACAATTTAATGTGTCGCAAGCGTATTTAAATCAGTCTTTTACCTTAGTGAAATCTAAAACAGGATTTATACTTAGTAACGGTTTTGATGATTTTAAGGGACAACTGAATCAACTGAATCGCTTTATAGGTTCAGATGGTATCATCCAAATTACTGTCACTGACCTGCCTAATGATAATCACCCTATTACTATTACTAAACAGTCATTACAGAACACAACCGATGCCATAAACGGTGCTTTAATTGTGAAAGAACTTGGTAATAAGACCGGTATTATTCAGCTATCTCTAACAGGTTCAAATCAGCAGCAAGTGAGCTTAATATTAAATCAAATTATTTTATCTTATGTAGGTCAGAACCAATCGCGCGGATCTGAAGAAACTACTAAAACACTTACCTTTATGGAAACGCAAATTCCAGCGTTAAAACAAAAGCTTGAAGCTTCCGAGAAAGTATTTAATGAGTTCCGTGAGAAATATGGCACAATCGACATTGGTCAAGAAGCTGGACTATTACTCTCCGAAAACTCTAAAATTGATTCTCAGATTAATGATTTAAAGCTTAAAAAAGCAGATTTAATCACTTATTATACAGAAGATCATCCACTAGTTATTCAAATAAATGAACAATTAAAAGTCTTGAATAATAAAAAACAAGAAATAGACGATAGAGTTACAAGGTTACCAAATATACAAAGAGAGTTTTTAAAGCTATCAGAAGACACAGGTATTAATAGAGAAATATATCTGACCATGCTCAAAAACTATGAGCAGTTAAAAATTGTCAAAGCAGGGCAAATTGGTTATGCACGTATCATTGATTCGCCTATCAGTACCTATAGAGCTATTGCACCGAATAAAAAGCTAATTATACTGTTAGCTACTATACTAGGGACATTCCTAGGAGCAACTTTGGTTTTGCTTAAAAACTTGCTTAAAAGTACGGTCAAAGACTCTGAACGCTTGGAAACAAAAACTGGTGTACCAGTTATTGCAACGATTCCAAGCTCACCATTACTATCAAGGTTATCAAAGAATAAAAAAGCACCAAATCGCTTATTAGCTTATGTTGATAGTAACAGCTTAAGCTACGAAGCCATAAAAAGCCTAAGAACACATCTGATGTTCGGTATGCCAAAAGAAGGTAAAGCAGGCCAACGTGCTAAAGTAATACTAATTTCAGGTGAGAGTCCAGGCGTTGGTAAGTCGTTTATATCGGCAAATCTTGCTGAGGTATTTGGTCAGCTTAACACTAAGGTTTTAGTTATAGATGCAGATATGCGTTTGGGTGAGCTACATAAGATATTTAATATGGATCAAGATAATGGTCTAGCAGATTACTTATCTCAGAAAAATGATGAACTCCAAGTAGATGATAATCTAGCTGATTTTATCCATTCTACATCTATGGATCATATTGATTTTATGCCTCGAGGCAAACATCCGCATAACCCTGTATCGTTACTTGCTGGCGATAGCTTTAGAGGTTTGATGACACAATTAAACGCTTATTACGATTATATTGTCATTGATTCGCCGCCGATATTAGCAGCGTCCGATGCTATAATATTGTCACAATATGCGGATAAAGTACTGATGGTGACTCGATACGAAAAATCGATAGAGGGTCAGCTAGTTTATGCGATAAAACAGCTTAATAAAGCTAACGTACGAGTAGATGGTATTATCCTCAATGATGTGAAACAAGGTCTGATGAGCAAATACAGCTATAATTACAGTTATGCATATGGTAGTAACAAATAG
- a CDS encoding low molecular weight protein-tyrosine-phosphatase codes for MSFTNILVVCVGNICRSPIAAALLERQYPQKHIDSAGLSAVVGHHADAKAMAVMAASNIYMSDHIAKQISEELVVTADLIFTMSINQTKWIEDQWPHCRGKTFRIGHWIDIDIADPYGHSESAFETAKQDIIDGLDQWFNKI; via the coding sequence ATGAGCTTTACTAATATCTTAGTAGTATGTGTGGGCAATATATGTCGTAGCCCAATAGCTGCGGCCCTTTTAGAGCGTCAATACCCACAAAAGCATATTGATTCCGCTGGTCTTTCTGCAGTGGTTGGTCATCATGCTGATGCCAAGGCAATGGCAGTTATGGCAGCAAGCAATATATATATGAGTGATCATATTGCTAAACAAATCAGCGAAGAGCTGGTAGTGACAGCAGATTTGATTTTTACCATGTCAATCAACCAAACTAAATGGATTGAAGATCAATGGCCACATTGTCGAGGTAAAACCTTTAGAATCGGACACTGGATTGACATAGATATTGCCGATCCTTATGGGCATAGTGAGTCAGCGTTTGAGACGGCCAAACAAGATATTATTGATGGCTTAGATCAGTGGTTTAATAAAATTTAA
- a CDS encoding polysaccharide biosynthesis/export family protein translates to MRLSNKLLSAACLILISLLSGCTATLNSGLHSGALPPSGSFTADNGIQFNVQPLTLATLPPKQIVRPINDLSRLIKMSARTDYRIAQGDVLSIILVGYPDITSAGTSGYPVDQQGFIQFPLIGRIKASGVSVPQFTANLRGQLQRYLKYSDPQVKITDYRGNKFFIDGEVNKPGEFSIADAPVSLYSAISMAGGASPTGDSNNIVLNRKGVNYNIGLQSLRQMGSSANQIYLQDGDSIHVNSQSRNKVYVLGEFGKVEPVPILEQGISLAQVLGESRGLDSRTANAAKIYVVRDNPNSQYTNIYYVDMQAITSFALANRFEMQANDIVYVDPTGLTRWNRVISSLLPSTSAVRSLSSL, encoded by the coding sequence ATGCGACTCTCAAACAAGCTCTTAAGTGCAGCATGTTTAATACTCATCAGCCTGCTTTCTGGTTGTACAGCTACTCTTAATTCTGGTCTTCATTCTGGTGCATTGCCGCCTAGTGGCTCTTTCACAGCTGATAATGGCATTCAGTTCAATGTACAACCATTAACTTTGGCAACGCTACCGCCTAAGCAAATAGTTCGCCCTATTAACGACTTGTCGCGATTAATTAAGATGTCTGCTCGAACAGATTACCGTATTGCTCAAGGTGATGTTCTAAGCATTATCTTAGTTGGTTATCCGGATATCACATCTGCTGGTACATCAGGATACCCCGTAGATCAGCAGGGTTTTATTCAGTTTCCGCTGATAGGACGTATTAAAGCAAGTGGGGTCAGTGTGCCGCAGTTTACCGCTAACCTACGTGGACAGTTACAACGCTATCTTAAATACTCAGACCCACAAGTAAAGATTACTGATTATCGTGGCAATAAGTTTTTTATTGATGGTGAAGTCAATAAGCCTGGAGAATTTAGCATTGCTGATGCACCAGTCTCGTTATATAGCGCAATCTCTATGGCAGGCGGAGCAAGCCCAACTGGCGATTCAAATAATATTGTACTAAACCGTAAAGGCGTTAATTATAATATAGGGTTGCAGTCATTAAGACAAATGGGATCATCAGCTAACCAAATTTATTTGCAAGATGGTGATTCCATTCATGTTAATAGCCAAAGTCGTAATAAAGTTTATGTATTAGGTGAGTTTGGCAAAGTGGAACCTGTACCTATTCTTGAGCAAGGAATTAGTTTGGCGCAGGTCTTAGGTGAGTCGCGAGGTCTTGACTCCAGAACTGCGAATGCCGCTAAGATATATGTGGTTCGTGATAATCCTAACTCTCAATATACCAATATTTATTACGTTGATATGCAAGCAATCACCAGCTTTGCACTCGCTAATCGTTTTGAGATGCAGGCAAACGATATTGTTTATGTTGATCCCACTGGCTTAACCCGTTGGAATCGCGTTATTAGTTCATTACTACCATCTACATCTGCAGTTAGAAGTTTATCAAGTCTATAG
- the rluB gene encoding 23S rRNA pseudouridine(2605) synthase RluB, with amino-acid sequence MKDEKLQKALARMGLGSRRQMEEVIKSGRVTVNNAPATIGDRVEQGDEIRVDGRQIKYTAENEKRRRVLAYYKPEGEVCSANDPEGRPTVFERLPKLTHDRWVMVGRLDINSTGLLLFTNDGEMAHRLMHPSSEVTREYAVRVLGEVTPAMARAMTTGVMLEDGLAKFDDIKEGGGEGVNKWHHVKLKEGRNREVRRLFESQGLKVSRLLRTSYGDIALPKELRTGRFLELDRKDINILTDLVSLRPRYGTGLHGAAKRKQERIKEKPLKARRSENTRSSTAKPKSSASPASRGSRNTRDRNTQR; translated from the coding sequence ATGAAAGATGAAAAACTGCAAAAAGCCCTCGCTCGTATGGGTCTTGGTTCACGCCGTCAGATGGAAGAAGTCATCAAATCAGGTCGCGTAACCGTCAATAATGCGCCTGCTACTATTGGTGATCGTGTCGAGCAAGGCGATGAGATTCGCGTTGATGGTCGTCAAATTAAATATACGGCTGAAAATGAAAAACGTCGCCGCGTGTTGGCTTATTATAAACCTGAAGGTGAAGTTTGTTCTGCTAATGATCCAGAAGGTCGTCCAACGGTATTTGAGCGCCTGCCAAAACTTACCCATGATCGCTGGGTGATGGTTGGACGCTTGGATATCAATTCTACTGGTCTATTATTATTTACTAATGATGGCGAGATGGCGCACCGTTTGATGCATCCATCAAGTGAAGTAACACGCGAGTATGCCGTACGGGTATTGGGTGAAGTAACCCCAGCTATGGCACGGGCGATGACTACAGGCGTGATGTTAGAAGATGGCTTAGCCAAGTTTGATGACATCAAAGAAGGCGGCGGTGAAGGCGTTAATAAGTGGCATCATGTCAAACTTAAAGAAGGGCGTAACCGTGAAGTACGCCGTTTATTTGAGTCACAAGGTCTTAAAGTCAGCCGTTTATTACGCACCAGCTATGGAGATATCGCGCTACCAAAAGAGTTGCGCACCGGTCGTTTCTTAGAGTTAGATAGAAAAGACATCAATATTCTGACTGATTTGGTAAGTTTACGTCCACGTTATGGCACAGGTCTACATGGCGCTGCGAAACGTAAGCAAGAACGTATTAAAGAGAAGCCTTTAAAAGCGCGCCGTAGTGAAAATACGCGTAGCAGTACAGCGAAACCTAAGAGTAGCGCTAGCCCTGCCAGCCGCGGCTCACGCAACACTCGTGATCGTAACACGCAGCGTTAG
- a CDS encoding LysE/ArgO family amino acid transporter, which produces MLATDYFSGFLLGLSLIFAIGSQNAFVLKQGLRREHVFLICLFCAVSDALLISAGVAGFGAVTARYPHVVDMAKIAGSLFLFGYGLLSLYTSITFSHALSADGQAVTSLKKALLLCFGFTWLNPHVYLDTLVLVGMVSTGAGSKLLFASGAVSASFFFFFALGYGARLLTPLFAKPKAWNILDALVGVLMLYLAWHLYQS; this is translated from the coding sequence ATGCTTGCTACTGATTATTTTTCCGGCTTCTTGCTTGGATTGTCGCTGATTTTTGCTATTGGCTCACAAAACGCTTTTGTCCTAAAGCAAGGGTTAAGGCGCGAGCACGTCTTTTTAATTTGCTTATTTTGTGCGGTAAGTGATGCCTTATTAATATCAGCAGGTGTAGCAGGATTTGGCGCGGTAACGGCACGCTATCCACACGTGGTTGATATGGCAAAAATTGCTGGAAGCTTATTTTTATTTGGCTACGGCCTGCTAAGCTTATACACCAGTATTACCTTCTCCCACGCGCTAAGCGCTGATGGACAAGCTGTCACCAGTTTAAAAAAAGCACTGTTATTATGTTTTGGCTTTACATGGCTAAATCCGCACGTTTATTTAGATACCTTGGTGCTGGTTGGCATGGTTTCAACGGGAGCAGGTAGCAAATTACTGTTTGCCAGCGGTGCCGTCAGCGCCTCATTTTTCTTCTTTTTTGCATTGGGATATGGCGCAAGGCTATTAACACCGCTGTTCGCAAAGCCAAAAGCGTGGAATATACTGGATGCACTGGTCGGCGTACTGATGCTGTACTTGGCATGGCATTTATATCAAAGCTGA
- a CDS encoding MarC family protein codes for MDTEIIKIILAFMVLINPFGALTLFLDLTRGYSMTNRRKVARIACLTIFITISFFTLAGESLLKVLGISIGSFQMAGGILVFLIAINMMNGEGNPVKPDQENFDVGNIHDQPPSTAAAVVPLAIPMMIGPGGISTVIIYSSQISGVLRVSAVIIAGLLISIFCYLALMAAGRISRVLGDTGLNIMSRIMGMLLAAVAIEIIVSGLRTLFPNLV; via the coding sequence ATGGATACTGAGATTATCAAAATTATTCTAGCCTTTATGGTACTGATTAATCCGTTTGGCGCGTTGACGCTGTTTTTAGATTTGACACGCGGTTACTCGATGACCAATCGACGTAAAGTTGCGCGTATTGCCTGTTTAACTATTTTTATTACCATCAGCTTTTTTACCTTAGCTGGCGAGTCATTGCTCAAAGTATTGGGTATATCGATTGGCTCGTTTCAAATGGCAGGTGGTATTCTGGTATTTCTAATCGCCATTAATATGATGAATGGCGAGGGCAATCCAGTCAAACCTGATCAAGAAAATTTTGATGTGGGTAATATTCATGACCAGCCGCCAAGTACTGCAGCAGCAGTCGTACCACTTGCGATCCCGATGATGATTGGCCCGGGCGGCATCTCAACGGTGATTATTTATTCTTCGCAGATATCCGGTGTCCTGCGCGTTTCCGCGGTGATTATTGCTGGTTTACTGATTAGTATCTTTTGTTATTTAGCCTTGATGGCAGCAGGGCGTATCAGCCGCGTGCTTGGTGATACGGGGCTGAATATCATGAGCCGGATTATGGGTATGCTGCTAGCTGCGGTTGCCATTGAAATTATTGTTAGTGGTTTACGCACGCTATTCCCTAATTTAGTGTAA
- the nadC gene encoding carboxylating nicotinate-nucleotide diphosphorylase, producing MTDKVQPALDEVLLKPLVEVALLEDLGRRGDVTSQATIPVEMQAKLEIKARQAGVICGMDLARLSFALVDAHIEFVAAVSDGETVAADTVLATVRGNARHLLTAERTALNFMTHLSGIATATRQIVDSVADYPAQITCTRKTIPGLRTVQKYAVRCGGGRNHRLGLDDAILIKDNHIAIAGDISTAIKQAQKFAGHLIPIEVEVDTLAQLELALDTGVSLVLLDNMPPKLLRQAVIMCQGRAKTEASGGITPDSVRAVAETGVDFIAMGYLTHSTTALDIGLDFSA from the coding sequence ATGACAGATAAAGTACAGCCCGCATTGGATGAGGTATTACTCAAGCCGTTAGTGGAGGTGGCATTACTTGAAGACTTGGGTCGGCGTGGTGATGTGACCTCGCAGGCGACGATTCCAGTAGAGATGCAAGCAAAATTAGAGATTAAAGCGCGGCAAGCAGGTGTGATTTGCGGTATGGACTTAGCACGTTTGTCATTTGCCTTAGTTGATGCCCATATTGAGTTTGTGGCTGCGGTTAGCGATGGAGAAACAGTCGCGGCAGACACAGTATTAGCAACTGTCCGTGGTAATGCGCGTCATCTATTGACCGCCGAGCGTACTGCATTGAATTTTATGACGCATCTGAGCGGTATCGCAACGGCTACACGGCAAATTGTGGATAGTGTGGCAGATTATCCGGCACAAATTACCTGCACCCGTAAGACCATTCCGGGACTGCGCACCGTCCAAAAATATGCGGTACGTTGCGGAGGCGGACGCAATCATCGTTTAGGTTTAGATGATGCCATTTTAATTAAAGACAACCATATCGCTATTGCTGGCGACATCAGTACCGCTATTAAGCAGGCGCAAAAATTTGCGGGACACTTGATACCAATTGAGGTCGAGGTAGATACTTTAGCGCAATTAGAATTGGCACTCGATACAGGTGTTAGTTTGGTATTATTGGATAACATGCCGCCTAAATTATTGCGCCAAGCGGTCATTATGTGTCAAGGTCGAGCGAAGACAGAGGCGTCAGGTGGGATTACGCCAGATAGCGTTCGAGCCGTAGCCGAAACAGGCGTTGATTTTATCGCGATGGGTTATCTGACTCATAGCACGACTGCGCTTGATATTGGGCTTGATTTTAGTGCGTAA